Proteins encoded in a region of the Bartonella taylorii genome:
- the uvrA gene encoding excinuclease ABC subunit UvrA: protein MAHQKYISIRGAREHNLKNIDLDLPRDKLIVITGLSGSGKSSLAFDTIYAEGQRRYVESLSAYARQFLEVMQKPDVDRIDGLSPAISIEQKTTSRNPRSTVGTVTEIHDYMRLLFARIGVPHSPATGLPIESQTVSQMVDQIMSLQEGTRVFIMAPLVRGRKGEYKKELTELLKKGFQRAKVDGKFYEIPDIPLLDKKYKHDIDVVVDRIVVSNDISSRLADSIETCLQLANGLAVAEMADQPLAQKKTTKESAYKSKNETHKRLIFSEKFSCPISGFSIPEIEPRLFSFNNPFGACPLCDGLGLKKAIDPKRIVPNENLTLKEGAIAPWSKSSSLYYSQTLEALGKVYGFKLTDKWCTLSDEAQQAILYGTKRKEISFIYKNDLSSHKTTQHFEGIIPNMERRWKETDSTWSREEIERYMSSSLCPACHGYRLKPEALAVKIHGMHIGQISELSILKADDWFANLPQYLTEKQHSIATRILKEIRERLTFLNHVGLEYLTLSRSSGTLSGGESQRIRLASQIGSGLTGVLYILDEPSIGLHQRDNERLLKMLRHLRDLSNTVIVVEHDEDAILTADHVVDMGPAAGVHGGEIIAQGTPQEIIENPSSLTGQYLSGKMAVKVPAQRRKILKSKTLKIIGARGNNLKNISADIPLGTFTCVTGVSGGGKSTFLIETLFKAASRHIMGSHHSPAIYDKIEGLEFLDKVIDINQSPIGRTPRSNPATYTGAFTPIREWFAELPESKTRGYQAGRFSFNVKGGRCEACQGDGVIKIEMHFLPDVYVTCDICQGKRYNRETLEVKFKGQSIADILDMTIEKAEEFFQAIPTIHNKMKTLIKVGLGYIKVGQQATTLSGGEAQRVKLAKELSRKTTGRTLYILDEPTTGLHFHDISKLLEVLHELVEQGNTVVVIEHNLEVIKTADWIIDLGPEGGDRGGEIVAVGRPEDIVNVPTSYTGKFLKEILLRRPLYNSNF, encoded by the coding sequence ATGGCTCATCAAAAATACATCTCCATTCGCGGCGCACGTGAACATAACCTTAAAAATATTGATCTCGATCTTCCTCGTGACAAACTGATCGTGATCACGGGGCTTTCTGGGTCAGGTAAATCATCCTTAGCTTTTGATACAATTTACGCAGAAGGCCAACGCCGCTACGTTGAAAGTCTTTCTGCCTACGCACGCCAATTTCTAGAAGTGATGCAAAAACCAGATGTGGACAGAATAGACGGTCTTTCTCCAGCGATCTCCATTGAACAAAAAACAACCAGCCGCAACCCTCGTTCAACAGTAGGAACCGTCACTGAAATCCACGACTATATGCGCCTTCTCTTTGCACGTATCGGTGTTCCTCATTCCCCTGCTACAGGACTTCCTATTGAAAGCCAAACCGTAAGCCAAATGGTTGATCAAATTATGTCCTTACAAGAAGGTACGCGGGTTTTCATTATGGCACCTCTCGTCCGAGGACGAAAGGGAGAATATAAAAAAGAGCTGACAGAGCTTTTAAAAAAAGGATTCCAGCGCGCTAAAGTTGATGGAAAATTCTATGAAATCCCTGACATTCCTCTTCTTGATAAAAAGTATAAACATGACATAGATGTAGTGGTAGACCGCATTGTTGTAAGCAATGATATTTCCTCTCGCTTAGCGGACAGTATAGAAACCTGTTTACAGCTAGCAAATGGGCTTGCAGTTGCTGAAATGGCAGATCAGCCTTTGGCACAAAAAAAAACCACAAAGGAGTCTGCTTATAAATCAAAAAATGAAACCCACAAACGACTTATTTTTTCAGAAAAGTTTTCCTGCCCCATCTCTGGATTTTCTATCCCTGAAATTGAGCCACGCCTTTTTTCATTTAATAATCCTTTTGGCGCTTGTCCTCTTTGCGACGGACTTGGCCTTAAAAAGGCAATAGACCCCAAAAGAATTGTACCAAATGAAAATCTTACCTTAAAGGAGGGAGCAATTGCCCCTTGGTCTAAATCATCTTCACTCTATTATAGTCAAACTTTAGAAGCATTAGGCAAAGTTTACGGATTTAAACTTACGGATAAATGGTGCACGCTCTCAGATGAAGCACAACAAGCTATTCTCTATGGTACAAAAAGAAAAGAAATCTCCTTTATTTATAAAAATGACTTAAGTTCGCATAAAACGACCCAACATTTTGAAGGAATTATCCCTAATATGGAGCGGCGATGGAAAGAAACCGATTCTACGTGGTCACGTGAAGAAATCGAGCGTTATATGTCTTCTTCACTCTGTCCAGCTTGTCATGGTTATCGTTTAAAACCAGAGGCGTTAGCTGTCAAGATTCACGGGATGCATATTGGGCAAATATCAGAACTTTCTATCCTAAAAGCAGATGATTGGTTTGCCAATCTTCCTCAATATTTAACGGAAAAACAACACAGTATTGCAACACGTATTTTAAAAGAAATTCGTGAACGCTTAACTTTTTTAAATCATGTAGGACTAGAATATCTTACCTTATCTCGAAGCTCAGGCACCCTTTCAGGTGGAGAAAGTCAACGTATCCGATTAGCATCCCAAATTGGTTCTGGCCTTACAGGTGTCCTTTATATTTTAGATGAACCCTCCATTGGTTTACACCAACGCGATAATGAACGCCTTCTAAAAATGCTGCGCCATCTACGTGATCTTAGCAACACGGTTATTGTTGTTGAACATGACGAGGATGCTATTCTTACTGCAGACCATGTAGTTGATATGGGCCCTGCTGCTGGTGTTCATGGTGGAGAAATAATAGCACAAGGCACACCGCAAGAAATTATAGAAAATCCATCCTCTCTTACAGGTCAATACCTTTCAGGAAAAATGGCTGTTAAAGTACCTGCTCAACGACGAAAGATATTAAAATCGAAAACACTTAAAATCATAGGAGCCCGTGGAAATAACCTCAAAAATATCAGTGCGGATATCCCTCTTGGAACCTTTACGTGCGTAACTGGCGTTTCAGGAGGAGGAAAATCAACATTTCTCATTGAAACTCTTTTCAAAGCTGCTTCACGCCATATCATGGGAAGCCATCACAGCCCCGCAATCTATGACAAAATTGAAGGATTAGAATTTCTCGATAAAGTCATTGATATAAACCAATCACCTATTGGACGCACCCCACGCTCTAATCCAGCAACCTATACAGGCGCATTTACCCCGATCCGTGAATGGTTTGCCGAACTCCCAGAATCGAAAACCCGCGGTTATCAAGCAGGACGTTTTTCATTTAATGTTAAAGGAGGGCGCTGCGAAGCATGTCAAGGTGATGGAGTTATCAAAATTGAAATGCACTTTTTACCTGATGTTTATGTTACTTGCGATATTTGTCAAGGAAAACGCTATAATCGAGAAACGTTAGAAGTAAAATTTAAAGGACAGTCCATAGCCGATATTTTAGATATGACAATCGAAAAGGCTGAAGAATTTTTTCAAGCTATTCCTACCATTCACAACAAAATGAAGACCCTTATCAAAGTTGGTCTCGGCTATATCAAAGTAGGACAACAAGCCACAACGCTTTCTGGTGGTGAAGCTCAACGTGTAAAACTTGCTAAAGAACTTTCACGCAAAACAACAGGTCGTACACTCTACATTTTGGACGAACCAACAACAGGTCTGCATTTCCATGATATTTCTAAACTACTTGAAGTTTTGCATGAACTCGTTGAACAAGGCAATACAGTCGTGGTTATTGAACATAATCTTGAAGTCATAAAGACAGCCGACTGGATTATTGATTTAGGACCAGAAGGTGGAGATCGTGGTGGTGAAATTGTTGCCGTTGGCCGTCCTGAAGATATTGTTAATGTTCCCACTTCTTATACAGGAAAATTTCTGAAAGAAATTTTGCTGCGCCGACCTTTATATAATTCCAATTTTTAA
- the ssb gene encoding single-stranded DNA-binding protein, which translates to MAGSLNKVILIGNLGADPEIRRLNSGDQVANLRIATSESWRDRNTNERKERTEWHSIVIFNENLVKVVEQYLKKGSKIYIEGQLQTRKWQDQNGNDRYTTEVVLQKYRGELQMLDGRGAAGGEQIQGANQASGGYTSGGFGDNGSNKRNAFDQSNSQSGESFSHKLDDDVPF; encoded by the coding sequence ATGGCTGGTAGCCTTAATAAAGTTATTTTGATTGGTAATCTTGGTGCGGATCCTGAGATCCGCCGTTTGAACTCTGGTGATCAAGTGGCAAACTTACGTATTGCTACTTCAGAAAGCTGGCGAGATCGTAATACAAATGAGCGAAAAGAACGTACGGAGTGGCATAGTATAGTTATTTTTAATGAAAATCTTGTTAAAGTTGTAGAGCAATATTTAAAAAAAGGCAGTAAAATCTACATTGAAGGTCAGTTGCAGACACGAAAATGGCAAGATCAAAATGGGAATGACCGTTATACAACAGAGGTTGTCTTGCAAAAATACCGTGGTGAATTACAAATGCTTGATGGGCGTGGAGCTGCTGGTGGGGAGCAAATCCAAGGAGCGAATCAGGCGAGTGGTGGTTATACTAGTGGTGGTTTTGGTGATAATGGCTCAAATAAGAGAAATGCTTTTGATCAAAGCAATAGCCAATCGGGAGAAAGTTTTTCACACAAATTGGATGATGATGTACCTTTTTAA
- the gyrA gene encoding DNA gyrase subunit A, with translation MTDLTPLPERDVLTGIEPISIIDEMQRSYLDYAMSVIVSRALPDVRDGLKPVHRRILHAMNEMGLSFNKSYRKSAGVVGEVMGKFHPHGDASIYDALVRMAQDFSLRNPLIDGQGNFGSVDGDPPAAMRYTECRLEKVSQELLADIDKDTVDFQDNYDGREREPVVLPARFPNLLVNGSGGIAVGMATNIPPHNLGEVVDGCIALIDNPDITLDKIIEIIPGPDFPTGGIILGHSGVRSAYETGRGSIIMRAKVDIEEIRNGRQAIIVSEIPYQVNKATMIEKMAELVRDKRIEGISDLRDESDRDGYRVVIELKKDVVAEVILNQLYRYTPLQTSFGCNMVALNGGKPEQMTLLDMLRAFVSFREEVVSRRTKYLLRKARERAHVLVGLALAVANIDEIIALIRKAPDPQTARAQLMERRWPATDVAPLIKLIDDPRHIIHGDSTYNLSEEQARAILELRLQRLTALGRDEIADELNKIGVDIADYLHILASRSRIMGIVKDELKVLREEFATPRRTVFGFGSAEMDSEDLIAPEDMVVTVSHSGYIKRVPLNTYRAQRRGGKGRSGMSTKDEDFVTRLFVVNTHTPVLFFSSRGIVYKEKVWRLPLGTPQSRGRALINLLPLQQGERITTIMPLPEDEARWSALDVMFATTRGTVRRNKLSDFVQVNRNGKIAMKLDEEGDEILSVETCTEHDDVVLTTANGQCIRFPVVDVRVFAGRNSVGVRGINLAEGDKVISMTLLEHVEATSVERSAYVKRVMSERRAASGDAEDIVALDEEDTGAETELSDERYAKLNACEQMLLTVSEFGYGKRSSSYEFRISGRGGKGIRATDPTKTAEIGKLVAAFPVKAQDQIMLVSDGGQLIRVPVDGIRIAGRSTKGVTIFNIAEGEKVVSVERISESEEDDSQLIDEAGEHSGTVDVSEEK, from the coding sequence GTGACCGATCTTACTCCACTACCAGAACGTGATGTGCTGACTGGTATTGAGCCAATCAGCATTATTGATGAAATGCAACGCTCCTATCTCGATTATGCGATGAGCGTGATTGTTTCGCGTGCACTTCCGGATGTACGTGATGGTCTGAAACCTGTTCATCGGCGTATTCTTCATGCCATGAATGAAATGGGGCTTTCTTTTAATAAGTCTTATCGTAAGTCTGCTGGTGTTGTTGGTGAAGTTATGGGAAAATTTCATCCTCATGGTGATGCGTCAATTTACGATGCTTTAGTGCGTATGGCACAGGACTTTTCTTTAAGAAATCCGCTGATTGATGGTCAAGGAAATTTTGGTTCTGTTGATGGTGATCCACCTGCGGCAATGCGTTATACAGAATGTCGTTTGGAAAAAGTTTCGCAAGAGCTTTTGGCTGATATTGATAAAGATACTGTTGATTTTCAGGATAATTATGATGGGCGTGAACGTGAACCGGTTGTCTTACCAGCGCGTTTCCCTAATCTTTTGGTCAATGGGTCAGGTGGTATTGCTGTAGGGATGGCAACCAATATTCCTCCCCATAATCTTGGTGAAGTCGTTGATGGTTGTATCGCCTTAATTGATAATCCCGATATAACACTTGATAAGATAATTGAAATCATTCCTGGTCCTGATTTTCCCACTGGTGGTATTATTCTTGGTCATTCTGGTGTCCGTTCGGCTTATGAAACAGGGCGTGGTTCAATTATTATGCGTGCTAAGGTTGATATTGAAGAAATTCGCAATGGTCGACAGGCAATTATTGTGAGTGAAATACCTTATCAAGTTAATAAAGCAACGATGATTGAGAAAATGGCCGAATTGGTGCGCGATAAACGTATCGAAGGAATCTCTGATTTGCGTGACGAATCTGATCGTGATGGGTATCGCGTTGTTATTGAGCTTAAGAAAGATGTTGTTGCGGAAGTCATTTTAAATCAATTATACCGTTATACACCACTGCAAACTTCCTTTGGTTGTAATATGGTTGCATTGAATGGGGGAAAGCCTGAACAGATGACGTTGCTTGATATGCTTCGTGCGTTTGTTTCTTTCCGAGAAGAGGTTGTAAGTCGGCGAACAAAATATCTTTTACGTAAAGCGCGTGAGCGTGCACATGTTTTGGTTGGTCTTGCACTTGCGGTTGCTAATATTGATGAAATTATAGCGCTCATTCGTAAAGCTCCTGATCCTCAGACAGCGCGTGCACAATTAATGGAACGCCGCTGGCCCGCTACTGATGTGGCGCCTTTGATTAAACTTATTGATGATCCTCGTCATATTATTCATGGGGATAGTACTTATAATTTATCTGAAGAACAGGCGCGTGCTATTTTGGAATTGCGTTTGCAAAGGTTGACGGCACTTGGGCGTGATGAAATTGCTGATGAATTGAATAAAATTGGAGTGGATATTGCCGATTATCTTCATATTTTGGCTTCGCGTTCACGGATCATGGGTATTGTTAAGGATGAATTAAAAGTTCTTCGTGAGGAGTTTGCAACGCCCAGACGCACTGTATTTGGGTTTGGTAGCGCTGAGATGGATAGCGAAGATTTGATCGCACCGGAAGATATGGTGGTAACGGTTAGTCATAGTGGTTATATTAAGCGTGTTCCTCTCAATACATACCGTGCGCAGCGTCGCGGTGGTAAAGGGCGTTCTGGTATGTCTACGAAGGATGAGGATTTTGTAACTCGATTGTTTGTGGTTAATACGCATACGCCTGTTCTTTTCTTTTCGTCGCGTGGAATTGTTTACAAGGAAAAAGTTTGGCGTTTGCCTCTTGGTACGCCGCAGTCGCGTGGGCGAGCTCTGATTAATTTGCTTCCCTTACAGCAAGGTGAGCGCATAACAACTATTATGCCCTTACCAGAAGATGAAGCGCGTTGGAGTGCATTGGATGTTATGTTTGCAACGACGCGTGGGACTGTGCGTCGTAATAAATTATCAGATTTTGTTCAGGTTAATCGTAATGGTAAAATTGCAATGAAACTTGATGAAGAAGGAGATGAAATTCTTTCTGTTGAAACCTGTACAGAACATGATGATGTCGTTCTCACAACGGCTAATGGGCAATGTATTCGTTTTCCAGTTGTTGATGTTCGTGTTTTTGCAGGGCGTAATTCAGTGGGGGTACGTGGTATCAATTTGGCTGAGGGTGATAAAGTCATTTCGATGACACTCTTAGAGCATGTTGAAGCTACGTCGGTTGAGCGTTCTGCTTACGTCAAACGTGTGATGAGTGAACGGCGTGCTGCTAGTGGCGATGCTGAAGATATTGTAGCTCTTGATGAAGAAGATACGGGAGCTGAAACAGAGTTGTCAGATGAGCGTTATGCAAAACTGAATGCATGTGAACAAATGCTTTTGACAGTGAGCGAGTTTGGTTATGGAAAGCGGTCTTCCTCGTATGAGTTCCGGATTTCTGGTCGTGGTGGAAAAGGGATTCGTGCAACAGATCCAACTAAGACGGCTGAAATTGGTAAATTAGTGGCGGCTTTTCCAGTAAAGGCGCAAGATCAAATTATGTTAGTGTCAGATGGTGGGCAGCTTATTCGCGTCCCTGTTGATGGTATTCGTATAGCTGGTCGTTCGACTAAGGGGGTGACAATTTTCAATATAGCCGAAGGTGAAAAAGTTGTGTCTGTTGAGCGTATTTCTGAATCTGAAGAAGATGATAGCCAATTAATTGATGAAGCTGGAGAACATTCTGGTACGGTTGATGTGAGCGAAGAGAAATAG
- the coaD gene encoding pantetheine-phosphate adenylyltransferase, whose amino-acid sequence MKIALYAGSFDPLTNGHLDVLRGSLVLADRVVVAIGIQAKKIPLFNFEERVELITQVGKDLLSVGSDRLQVISFDTLLIDKAREIGASFLIRGLRDGTDLDYEMQMAGMNGIMAPELQTVFLPASVSGRAITSTLVRQIASMGGDVTPFVPENVARALRLKFQSSGENNRVP is encoded by the coding sequence ATGAAAATTGCTCTTTATGCAGGTTCCTTCGATCCTCTTACAAATGGTCATCTTGATGTTTTGCGGGGCAGTCTTGTCTTGGCTGATAGGGTTGTTGTGGCTATAGGCATACAGGCTAAAAAAATTCCACTTTTTAATTTTGAAGAGCGTGTTGAGTTAATTACTCAGGTAGGAAAAGATTTATTAAGTGTAGGTTCAGATCGGTTACAGGTTATTTCGTTTGATACTCTTTTAATTGATAAGGCTCGTGAAATTGGTGCTTCATTTCTTATTCGTGGATTACGTGATGGCACGGACCTTGATTATGAAATGCAAATGGCGGGGATGAATGGTATCATGGCTCCTGAATTGCAGACTGTTTTTTTGCCAGCGAGTGTTTCCGGACGCGCAATAACTTCCACATTGGTCCGCCAGATTGCCTCTATGGGAGGTGATGTAACACCCTTTGTCCCTGAAAATGTTGCTAGAGCTTTGCGTTTAAAATTTCAATCTTCAGGAGAGAATAATCGTGTACCTTAG
- a CDS encoding peptidylprolyl isomerase — translation MYLRIFIVLTSIFCFFSLSAVADDSNTADNSNVLVLSLENGDVVIRLRPDLAPKHVAQIKRLTKDGAYNNVVFHRVIPGFMAQTGDVEFGKKGSVNFDPKRVGTGGSKYPNISAEFSKQPFKRGTVGMARAQDPNSANSQFFICFNDAAFLNGQYTVVGEVIEGMDAVDKIKKGTTNNNGSVTNPDVINAATLQVDR, via the coding sequence GTGTACCTTAGAATTTTTATTGTTTTGACATCTATTTTTTGTTTTTTTTCATTGAGTGCTGTAGCGGATGATTCTAATACAGCTGATAATTCTAATGTTCTTGTTTTATCTCTCGAAAATGGTGATGTGGTTATTCGTCTTCGCCCTGATCTGGCACCAAAACATGTTGCACAAATTAAGAGGTTAACAAAGGATGGTGCTTACAACAATGTGGTATTTCATCGTGTTATTCCAGGCTTTATGGCACAAACTGGTGATGTAGAATTTGGTAAAAAGGGCAGTGTGAATTTTGATCCTAAACGCGTTGGCACGGGTGGATCGAAGTATCCTAATATATCGGCGGAGTTTTCAAAGCAGCCATTTAAGCGCGGTACAGTTGGGATGGCACGTGCACAAGATCCAAATTCTGCTAATTCTCAATTCTTCATTTGTTTTAATGATGCTGCTTTTTTAAATGGTCAGTATACTGTTGTTGGAGAGGTTATAGAGGGAATGGATGCTGTTGATAAAATTAAAAAAGGTACCACAAATAATAATGGCTCTGTAACAAATCCTGATGTTATTAATGCTGCCACTTTGCAAGTTGATAGATGA
- a CDS encoding peptidylprolyl isomerase, which produces MAEIKDLENTLILETTKGRVVIDFFADLAPSHVARIKELVREGAYDNVIFHRVIDGFMAQTGDVEFGKKDGDKFNLSRAGMGGSEKPNLTAEFSNLSHKRGTVSMARSQNPNSANSQFFICFADAPWLDRQYSIWGHVVEGMENIDKIKRGEPVVEPDAIIKAAVAADIK; this is translated from the coding sequence ATGGCCGAGATTAAAGATTTAGAAAACACCTTAATCCTTGAAACAACGAAGGGGAGAGTTGTTATTGATTTTTTTGCTGATTTAGCACCTAGCCATGTTGCACGTATTAAAGAGCTCGTGCGTGAAGGTGCTTATGATAATGTTATTTTTCATCGTGTTATTGATGGCTTTATGGCACAAACTGGTGATGTAGAATTTGGTAAAAAGGATGGTGACAAGTTTAATTTATCGCGTGCAGGTATGGGTGGTTCAGAGAAGCCAAATTTGACAGCAGAGTTTTCAAATCTTTCTCATAAGCGTGGTACAGTTTCTATGGCACGCAGCCAGAATCCGAATTCTGCTAATTCACAGTTTTTTATTTGCTTTGCCGATGCTCCTTGGCTTGATCGTCAGTATTCCATATGGGGGCATGTTGTTGAAGGTATGGAAAATATCGATAAAATTAAACGCGGTGAGCCTGTTGTAGAGCCTGATGCAATTATTAAAGCTGCAGTTGCTGCCGATATAAAATAG